The sequence acacattatgcacttatatatacacacacatgcttgTACACTCAACACATGATTAtacattctaacacacacacacacagtattatagacagacacacaggcaagcATACTTGCACACACTCTTATGTTAATCTGGAAACGGCTTTGGATGTTAGTGGCCATGGGGCGTCACTTCTCATTTCTCCTCTGCTATGttttacccttctctctccccgtaGCTCTGGCCACTCTGAAGCCACAGGCAGGATTGGTGGTGGCTCAGGCAGTTGCTTCCCAGCCCCATGTCACGGTCAGTGATTGGCTCAAAGCCCTCAGTCAATATTTTTAAATTGATAGTTAACTGGTTCGCATGAGCTCAGTCTGTTTCTTGATTGAAGTCTTCGGTCTAAGTGAGACCTGTAAAGTTGTAGTATCTATATGTTCATAAAAATGAGTTAACAGCTGACGCAAATACACATTTTCTAATAAGGAATGTACAATTCTCATTTGTTATTGATTCTGTGTTTCATCTCGCAGGCTGGAGGTGCAGGAGAGCCCATGGAGGTCAGTGAGCAGGTGGGAATGATACCAGAGATCATACAGAAGGTAAGagatgtcctcacatacattcaCATCCACAGTACAAGAGGAATGATTACCACCCTGTTATACTAGACTATCATGTGCGTGCGTTCATTGCAAATAGTACCATATAAGGCTGCGGTGTATCAAACCTTGAAATAACCAATCAACCATGCTGTCACACTACACAGCACAGTGTCCTATACTAAgatgtccacctctctccacaGCTGCAAGACAAGGCCACCGTCCTGACCACGGAGAGAAAGAAGGTAACTATTCAAACGCCAAAGAAGTCCCTATCAAGCAACCTCCCTGTTGTTATTCATAGAAGAACCTACCTaatgtcaaaccagttgtcaGCTTAGTATAGGCTATGGGCTGTGTCTCCAATGGAGTACAATGgcgccctactccctacatagggcactacttttgaacggGGGCCATAGGGTGACATTTTGGGACATGGCCATGCTAGGATATATTTTTGTCCACACTTCACCTCTACCGTCTCTCCTCTTCccacagagaggaaagacagtTCCAGAAGAGCTGGTCCGAACGGAGGACCTCAGCAAGTACAGACAAGTCGCTACCCATGCtgtgagtacgtgtgtgtgtgacctctagCTACGGCTGGTGTTGGAACACTTTATCCTTCAAACCTTGGGCAAGTTCAGAAAGGTTCCTCCCTGTTTCAGATCATTTTTCTTCCATTTCATTCCTACTGAACATAGCCCTAAATGATGTttatgtatctgtatctctctctctctctctgtgtctgtctgtcagggtctCCACAGTGCCAGTGTGCCTGGGATCCTGTCTCTGGACCTGTGTCCCTCCGACACCAACAAAGTGCTCACTggtgagacacacgcacacacagtctacCATTGTAGATATTGTAGATATCCATtgtagatatacacacacattgttTCTGTGTGAATTCCATCAAAATGCTTCCTCCCTCCCTTGAGGAAACAGAAAATACTATGGCACACCCtacatttcctatatagtgcactgctctTGACCAGAAGGCTGACGTTTGGGACGCAGACCCTGGCCTGACCCAGATACaactcctaacctctctgtctctccctctacaggCGGGGCTGATAAGAACGTGGTGGTGTTTGATAAGAAGGAGGAGCAGATCATCGCAACCCTGAAAGGACATACCAAGAAGGTCACCTCTGTCATCTACCACCCCTCTCAGGTGAGACGCACACACTTCCTTTCCTTATCTCTCCATTGACATAGTCCGCAGCAATGTCTTGCACTGGAATTACTCTAACTCTAattttcattttacctttattttactgggcaagtcagttaagaacaaattcttattttcaatgatggcctaggaacagtgggttaactgcctgttcaggggcagaacgacagatttgtaccttgtcagctcggggattcgaacttgcaccctttcggttacgagtccaagctctaaccactaggctaccctgccgcccttacctcaacaatttctctctctcccctttccctctctgcgcactctcctcctctccctccagtcgGTAGTGTTCTCAGCCTCTCCAGACAGCACTATCCGCGTGTGGTCCGTTACCGGGGGCAACTGTGTCCAGGTGGTGCGGGCTCACGAGGCGAGCGTCACCGGGCTCTCCCTCCACGCCACCGGAGACTACCTGCTCAGCTCCTCCGAGgatcaggtaacacacacacacacacacacacacacacacacacacacacacacaaaacatatgtacacacacatggGTTTGGATGTCAAGAACATTATGTAAAGACTATTTCTATCTactgtctccccctctttctctacttTCTATCgcttcccttttctctctccgtCAGTACTGGGCCTTCTCTGACATCCAAACAGGTCGTGTTCTCACCAAGGTCACTGATGAGGCTGCAGGATGTGGTGAGTGCTTCTCTCTCCCGCTCGTTATTATTTTTATTGAGGAGATAGGATTAAGTAAGTAGCCTTGTCCAAGCCAGAAcagcccatagggcaggagcatatatcctgtttctgtggtgtgaggcagcttgatgtataGGTACATCCCctagacaggacactagtctaccacAGGGTGGGAGGGGGGAGTGAGAGGGCAGTGGACTGGATTCGAACCATGGCGATTGTGGCAGCTCTAATCGCTGGACCAAACTgttggacctctctctctctttgtcttcccaGACATTTTATTGACCACATGTTGCTAGGGACAATACATTTTATTGACCACATCTTGCTAGGGACAATACATTTTATTGACCACATGTTGCTAGGGACAATACATTTTATTGACCACATCTTGCTAGGgacaatacattttattttattgaccACATGTTGCTAGGGACAATACATTTTATTGACCACATGTTGCTAGGGACAAGATGTTTTATTGATCACATGTTGCTAGGGACAAGACATTTTATTTACCACATGTTGCTAGGGACAAGACATTTTATTGACCACATGTTGCTAGGGACAATACATTTTATTGACCACATGTTGCTAGGGACAAGATGTTTTATTGATCACATGTTGCTAGGGACAAGACATTTTATTGACCACATGTTGCTAGGGACAATATGTTTTATTGATCACATGTTGCTAGGGACAAGACATTTTATTGATCACATGTTGCTAGGGACAAGATGTTTTATTGATCACATGTTGCTAGGGACAATACATTTTATTGACCACATGTTGCTAGGGACAAGATGTTTTATTGATCACATGTTGCTAGGGACAAGATGTTTTATTGATCACATGTTGCTATGGACAAGACATTTTATTGATCACATGTTGCTAGGGACAAGACATTTTATTGACCCCATGTTGCTAGGGACCAGCTTCCTCTAATTGTCTGTCAGTATCCAAAAGTAGCATTTCCTAACTGTGGGGTCAGCCCACCAAATAATTTCCCACATATCAAGCCCTTTAAATGCCAGGTTGCCTTTCCTATGTAAGATAGATAGACAAAAAACAATAACATTTaatcaatcccccccccccccctgtgaaTTGACTGGCCTAGTACCTAACTGGAGTAACTGAAATAAAAGACAGTATTTCCAACCACCCAGTCCCCTGTACTCTCTGAAAGCACACGGATACATTGCAAATACATGTTCTTTCCACGTCCTGTACCCCTCCAGCTCTGACCTGTGCCCAGTTCCACCCTGACGGTCTGATCTTCGGGACGGGGACGGCCGACTCTCAGATCAAGATCTGGGACCTGAAGGAGCGCACCAACGTGGCCAACTTCCCCGGCCACATCGGCCCTGTCACCTCCATCGCCTTCTCTGAGAACGGATACTACCTGGCTACAGGTGAGAttgctgtgtgtttgtgagagagaggactctctctgtgtatgtgtgagcgCACACGTGAGAGAGAAGATTAGctttgtgtgtgtcagtctctgtTACACTCTCtgtgagtgagtgactgtgtgtgaaGTTgtctttattcctttgtgtaaacACTGTTAGACATTATTGCTCACctccagtggtgattttagcatgtaaatcttggtggggcaaactccccCTAATTTTTTGGGATGCAGGCCAGAGAAGCcacaaaacaatacattaattgcactttTACGGTGACAAAATCTGCCCACAAACGGCTAGGGCCTGCATAAATCTATCTCAACAGCTGAGCTttctgttcagcaccatggagtgaatccttaccaccgctacacctgtctattagcagagccttgtctggcagcaaaactgcctataaaaaaaacaaaaacataactgATAtgactgacttgcttaaacaaatgtggttactACTGAGGGGAcgatgagcggataagaggccatccgtaattttgattaagacattaatgagcgagctaggatggacgtagtcaatataactgtTTGTTCAGCACTTCTGAAATGTACAcatgacagaattcagaacatgggccgttcttagtgttctccctgtacaccaagtcagaaccgtaggataaataaagggtgcatataagcagacaatgccatttcttacaatattcaattgcatttctctaaaacaggctataggctacaggTGCACCaacaagtcagaacagtaggctaagttaggGATCAGATTATtaaggtgaggcacatgggctactaatagcttactacacaacatacacttagtattacttttttgtctacagtatacatatctccctggaatATTACaccatttatgcagcagcatacaatacatctTTGGACTCAACTTGTTgagctgtgctcacttgaacaggacgGTGGCACGGTGTTCCTTTTTGTGGGAAAACTTTCTCATTAAAGACTAGCATTCTCTTGATTTATGGTGCTTTCGAGACACCTGGGAACTCTGGGGGGGAGGAAAGTTTAATCATGACGTCAGTggtcttcaggtcggagctctataAAGAGTTTTCGAGTTGGGTGACctttcaaaacatattttcccagtcATAGCtctttaaaccccccccccccccccccagaactcCCAGTTGTCTTGATCTCACTGAAGTTTGGCAGAAGTCTTGCTGTATTGACAGCAtagccaatgtattcaaccttttctggctcATGGCCATGTGAATGTTTTTCCTTtcaagcttggaaaagagactttaaacccagacttggaccacacacccactccactgaatagcaggatAGTGATTCCTtgcaaaccactcattgttgaatttgcaacttgttgtgtaatgtttatgtccaatggcccaTGAGCATCGATACGTTTTGTCTATGATTTCCCTTCATTTGACAAgcattgaaaaggatttgccagtagattgccgACTTGATTCATAATGACGACTGCTTGTCTATCTTGTtaactaagattttgaaagtatgatgttgacatgatcagtcatATCAAAGCTCCGGTAGATTTAACGTCATTTTATcagtggccaatgaccttgagccttcttggatgggcacttatAATGTACATCTATGGCAgtacccaaggggcttgaattcaAGCTCTCCCTGTACATTTTGTgctgacgtagtgtccccatgagtgacggaacactgagccaattgtgAATACAAATATGTATGATCACATTTATAGCAAAAAATACATGATTCAGTAGCTGTTTTCTAGGTATTTCTGCCGTTtttgtttcagagctggtcagttAAATTCACAAAGTCAAAGAACTACAAATCCGATAGCCTATCCCACCTTGTGTTGCAAAACGGCATGTGAAGAGCTGAGTTGAAAGATACATTTTTAGAAGCGCTGCACACAGGCATAAAAGTCTACTGAAGTGAGACTGCCCTTGTTTCTTGGTTATTTACATTGTTTAAATTCACAAGCTAGGTTGTTTTTTTTATGTTTGAGTTTCAACTGCTAGGTAATAGAGGACAATTCATCTACTAGTCAGACTCTCAATGGCACAAACATGACTTGCCAcaaacagggctccgggcagccgagcggaaatggaggaaaactcgcctccctgcggacctggcatcctttcactccctcctctctacattttcctcctctgtctctgctgctaaagccactttctaccacgctaaattcccagcatctgcctctaaccctaggaagctctttgccaccttctcctccctcctgaatcctccgccccctccccccccctctctgcagatgacttcgtcaaccattttgaaaagaaggtcgacgacatccgatcctcgtttgctaagtcaaacgacaccgctggttctgctcacactgccctaccctgtgctctgacctctttctcccctctctctccagatgaaatctcgcgtcttgtgacggccggccgcccaacaacctgcccgcttgaccctatcccctcctctcttctccagaccatttccggagaccttctcccttacctcacctcgctcatcaactcatccctgaccgttgcctacgtcccttccgtcttcaagagagcgagagttgcaccccttctgaaaaaacctacactcgatccctccgatgtcaacaattacagaccagtatcccttctttcttttctctccaactcttgaacgtgccgtccttggccagctctcccgctatctctctctgaatgaccttcttgatccaaatcagtcaggtttcaagactagtcattcaactgagactgctctcctctgtatcacggaggcgctccgcactgctaaagctaactctctctcctctgctctcatccttctagatctatcggctgccttcgatactgtgaaccatcagatcctcctctccaccctctccgagttgggcatctccggcgcggcccacgcttggattgcgtcctacctgacaggtcgctcctaccaggtggcgtggcgagaatctgtctcctcaccacgcgctctcaccactggtgtcccccagggctctgttcttggccctctcctattctcgctatacaccaagtcacttggctctgtcataacctcacatggtctctcttatcattgctatgcagacgacacacaattaatcttctcctttcccccttctgatgaccaggtggcgaatcgcatctctgcatgtctggcagacatatcagtgtggatgacggatcaccacctcaagctgaacctcggcaagacggagctgctcttcctcccggggaaggactgcccgttccataatctcgccatcacggttgacaactccattgtgtcctcctcccagagcgccaagaaccttggcgtgatcctggacaacaccctgtggttctcaactaacatcaaggcggtggcccgttcctgtaggttcatgctctacaacatccgcagagtacgaccctgcctcacacaggaagcggcgcaggtcctaatccaggcacttgtcatctcccgtctggattactgcaactcgctgttggctgggctccctgcctgtgccattaaaccccttcaactcatccagaacgccgcagcccgtctggtgttcaaccttcccaagttctctcacgtcaccccgctcctccgttctctccactggcttccagttgaagctcgcatccgctacaagaccatggtgcttgcctacggagctgtgaggggaacggcacctcagtacctccaggctctgatcaggccctacacccaaacaagggcactgcgttcatccacctctggcctgctcgcctccctaccactgaggaagtacagctcccgctcagcccagtcaaaactgttcgctgccctggccccccaatggtggaacaaactccctcacgacgccaggacagcggagtcaatcaccaccttccggagacacctgaaaccccacctctttaaggaatacctaggataggttaagtaatccctctcaccccacccccctaagttttagatgcactattgttaagtgactgtcccactggatgtcataaggtgaatgcaccaatttgtaagtcgctctggataagagcgtctgctaaatgacttaaatgtaaatgtaatgtaaatgttgagtcGCGTTACCATGGCAACCTCCACCTTAAAGGGGCAGGTGAACATTTATGTATCATCTGTGATATTTTGGTTAAAAGACTCTGGTCACAAATAAAATGTAACAATATACCACTACTTCTTACTAGTcctacatttattgttttttttagaaacattacaaagcatgctcatctttttttcatgttttgttggTGTAATTATTGTGAACCTAAATATTTTGGCTGGTTAAATAAAATCTAGTGGGTGGTAGATTATTTTTTATCTACTTGACACAGTGGCTGGTGGAACAAAAAGTAAATGCTTGGCCCTgctcacctcacctcctctctcatgTCTCCAGGTGCACAGGACAGCTCAGTGAAGCTCTGGGATCTGAGGAAGCTCAAAAATTTCAAAACCATCACCCTGGACAACAACTATGAGGTAAGTAGCGCACATCTGTAATGACCTCTATTCCCTACACTACTCTTGGCCAGAGCCAAGTGCACTATCTAAGAAATCCGCTGCTATTTGAGAGAAAGTTGTTGTAGACTGGACACTGGACATTCAGAAGCTAGTCGTGCTACAatctagcctggtcccacatCAGTTTGTGCTCTTGCCATCTCCATTTCTGTCACTGGCATGAAAATTCCATAAGAAGTTTGCAAGAGAACAGAAGccgactggcacccaggctagcaACGGTCTGCTCTGTATGAATACTGTAATCTCCTGGTACTGAACTACCCTGTACATTTAGATAAATGATACGCgagtctctttcctccctcaggTGAAGTCCCTGGTGTTTGACCAGAGTGGGACGTACCTGGCTGTGGGTGGCACTGACATCAGGGTCTACATCTGTAAGCAGTGGTCCGAGGTCCTCAACTTCACAGGTAAGAGAGTGCACTGTGTGTGTCATACTGCTAGAGATGCAATGGCGAGTGGTGATGAGTTAGCTTGGGACAGAAACAGTGGTCTAGAGGTGGGTCTTCAAAGTGCCTGGCTGGGTGACGATAATAGCAAGTGTGTATATTAAGTACCTTATGAAATATTCACAAAAAAAATCTTTCAGGTTTACTATTTAGTTTATCAGCACCTCCCCAACTTTATTGGGTGTGTGTCAACTCATGCTTTTGAGTTGATTAAGtcaaaacatttttgtttttctttACCCAGAACACACTGGGGTGGTGACAGGCGTGGCCTTTGGGGAGCACGCCCAGTTCCTCACCTCCACTGGAATGGACAGGAGCCTCAAGTTCTACAGCCTGTAACAACACGGATCATATGAGCAGAGTGATGGATGTCTCTGATTGGCTGGCCTCTCTGAGGTCACGCTGAGGATGTATGCATGGAAAGAGACtttggttgtgtcccaaatggcaccctagggAAAAGGATTCCATCTGGGGGGGGACAGACCCTGCAGCAGTTGATCAGAAGGGACATGAGGCTTGATTGGATAATAAACTGAGgctagaatgttagaatggattTTTAACTGATATGCTCTTAATaataaggatcggacccttttttcaattttcgcttAAAATTACATCCCTAAATCTAACTACCTGTAGTTCAGgaactgaagcaaggatatgcatattcttgaaaccatttgaaaggaaacacttttgaagtttatggaaatgtgaaattaatgtaggagaatataacacattagatttacaaaagaatacaaaaaaaaacatggaacaaaaaaaacatcagctctgaaatgcaagagaaaggccacaatGTATTATTACAGttcaggtgcaatttagattttggagtgtatgtgcaaagttttagactgatccaatgaaccattgcattgatgttcaaaatgttgtatgaagtctgcccaaatgtgcctagtTGGTCTATTGATACATTTTCAgtacataactgtgcactctcctaaaacaatagcatggtattcttagctactgtaaattggacagtgcagttagattaacaacctGCCCAGGGGCTGCAGTTGAAAATGAGcaggctggctaaaaccggcacttatactgaaacgttgattaatgtgcactgtccctgtaaaaataaatcAATTCAAACTAGAATTCAAGCTTtttgcccatatcagatatgtctttgtcctgggaaatgttgttgttacttacaaactcatgctaatcgc comes from Oncorhynchus gorbuscha isolate QuinsamMale2020 ecotype Even-year linkage group LG24, OgorEven_v1.0, whole genome shotgun sequence and encodes:
- the LOC124012671 gene encoding pre-mRNA-processing factor 19 produces the protein MSLVCAISNEVPEHPCVSPVSNQVFERRLIEKYIAENGTDPMNGQPLSEEQLIDIKVSHPIRPKAPSSTSIPAILKALQDEWDAVMLHSFTLRQQLQTTRQELSHALYQHDAACRVIARLTKEVTAAREALATLKPQAGLVVAQAVASQPHVTAGGAGEPMEVSEQVGMIPEIIQKLQDKATVLTTERKKRGKTVPEELVRTEDLSKYRQVATHAGLHSASVPGILSLDLCPSDTNKVLTGGADKNVVVFDKKEEQIIATLKGHTKKVTSVIYHPSQSVVFSASPDSTIRVWSVTGGNCVQVVRAHEASVTGLSLHATGDYLLSSSEDQYWAFSDIQTGRVLTKVTDEAAGCALTCAQFHPDGLIFGTGTADSQIKIWDLKERTNVANFPGHIGPVTSIAFSENGYYLATGAQDSSVKLWDLRKLKNFKTITLDNNYEVKSLVFDQSGTYLAVGGTDIRVYICKQWSEVLNFTEHTGVVTGVAFGEHAQFLTSTGMDRSLKFYSL